In the genome of Abyssalbus ytuae, the window CTGGCGGATAATCTGTACCCGGTTAGAGCCCACCGATTTCCTGATACCTACTTCTTTGGCTCTTTTTTCTGAACGAGCTGTGCTTAAATTCATAAAATTAATACAAGCCAGTAACAGTACAAATGCACCAATAAGCGTAAATAACCAAACATATTCTATTCTGCCTCCGGTTTGTACCCCGTTTTCAAACCTGGAACGAAGATACCAGTCGTTCATTGGGAGCAGGAATATTTTAGGATCGTATTGCCGGGTGTCTTCATCTGCATCTTTCTTAACATTTAAAATGGCTTTGCTAATTCCTTCCATGGTTTGGTTTTCAGCTATTTGAACAAATAACTGAAAAGAATTATTACCCCAAAAATCAGCTGAATTTTTTATCCATTCCTGTGAGGTTGCATAAAATTCCCAGCTCATTAAAAAATCGGTATCATTAAAGGAATTGTTTACCGGAATGTCTTTATATACCGCCGTAACAATCATGGGGTTTTTATTGTTTGCCTGCACAGTTTTTCCTATAGGGTCGGCATCCCCGAAAAGTGCTTTTGCCGCAGAGGCGGAAAGCATAATATTATTTTTTTCTGTGAGCCCGTTTTTTACACCTTTCAAAATTTCCAGGTCCAGCATTTCAGGGGCGCCTTTCTGCATATAATTGCCTTCTTTCGAAATGTTTATATCTCCATTCTTCAGGTAACAGGAGTGGGTCCATGAAGACATGACGATATGCCTGAATTTATCTCCGTATTGTTCTCTAAGGGCAAATTCCAGGGGTCTGGGTATGGCATTTCCGGTACCTGTACGACCGTTCAAGGTTTGTGACTGGAACACCTGGGCAATAGTTTCCCGGTTTTTAAAGTAATGGTTGTAATTTAACTCATCGTTTACCCACAGACTAATGGTAATAGTCACTGCCAATCCTATGGCCAGTCCGAAAATATTTATGAAAGAGTATATTTTGTTCTTCCACAAATTTCTCCATGCTATTTTAAAATAATTTTTAATCATGGTTATAAGGCTTCGGTTAAGATATTTTCTGTTACTTTCTGTCCGTCGAGCATTCGTATGATCCTGTGGCTGTATTTGGCATCATGTTCGCTGTGGGTTACCATAATAATAGTGGTACCCTGCTCGTTGAGTTCGGTTAAAAGGTCCATTACTTCATTACCGTTGCTGCTATCCAGGTTCCCGGTGGGTTCATCGGCCAGTATGAGTTTTGGATTATTTACGACGGCCCTTGCTATTGCCACCCTTTGTTGCTGACCACCGGAAAGTTGCTGGGGGAAGTGGTTTCGCCGGTGCATAATCTGCATTTTTTCCAACACCTTTTCTACTCTTTCTTTTCTTTCGGCCGGTTTTATACCGGTATAGATAAGAGGGAGTTCAACATTTTCAAAAACGGTGAGTTCATCAATAAGGTTGAAGCTTTGAAAGACAAACCCGATGTTATGCTTACGCAAATTGGCACGTTTACGTTCATTAAAATTGGTTACATCAATATCATTGAAAATAAAAGTACCTCCATCGGGGTCGTCAAGCAATCCAACAATGTTCAAAAGAGTTGATTTTCCACATCCCGAAGGGCCCATTATAGCCACGAACTCACCTTCTTTCACTTCAAAGGAAAGTTTGTTTAAAGCTACTGTTTGTACTTCTTCGGTCCGGTAATATTTTTCCAGATCGGTAATTTTAATCATCGTTTTATCTGTGTTTTTTGTTTGGTCCATGTAGTGTGTTTATTAGTATTGTTATTTGATTGATGTTTGTATTTACTTTATTCTTTCAGCACTAACTCCTGTATGTCTCCATAATTGTCATAACCGGAAGTTATCACTCTGTCTCCGGGTTTTAGTCCGTTAAGTACTTCATAGTATTCCGGGTTTTGGCTTCCCAACTGAATATCGTTTTTGTAGGCTGTATTTCCGTTTTCGGCAACTTTAAAAATCCAGTTGCCGCCTGTTTGCTGAAAGAAAGCACCGCGGGGGATCATTAAAGCTTCTTTTTCTTCGCTCAACGCTACCAGTATTTGAAGTGTTTGTCCTCTTCTTATCCCGTCGGGAGCTTCATTTTTAAATTCCATATCTACCTGAAATCTTCCGTTGGTTACCTGGGTGTATACTTTTTTGATGGTTAATAAATGTTTTTCACCGCTTAAAGTAAAAGAACCCGACTGGCCGGCATAAATTCTCGATATATAATGTTCGTCAATATCCACTCTTACTTTAAATCCGCTCAGAACATCTATTTGCCCAAGACGCTCACCTTTGCTTTTAGATTGGCCTATTTCGGCATCCAGGGAAGTAAGCTGACCGTCAACCGGAGCCTTTACCACAAGGTCTTCAACTTTTTTCCGCATAAGGTCCAAAGCGCTTTGGGTACGGGCATAGGAACTTTGTGCCTGTACAAGCCCCTGCTTTACCGAAACGGAATCCTGTTTTAGAATTTCTTTGCTGAATTTCATGCGCTGTTTCTGGTAAGTGTAATTATTTTCAGCTTCAATAAGTTCCTGTTTTCCTATAGCTTTTTCTGCATATAATTTTTTGTTGAGGTCGTACACGCGGTTGGCTTCTATAAGGGCATTTTCAACATCGGTCATTTGGTTAAGCTTGTTAATACTGTTTTGCCGGGCTGCATTTTGCTGTATCTGCATTTGGGTAAGCAGGTTGTATACGGAAGTTTCCTGGTTGATAAGGCTTAGCTCAAGGTCGGTGTTGGATAAACGGAGAATGGGTTCTCCCTGTTTCATAACAGCACCGTCTTCCACGAATATTTCTTCTACACGCCCGCCTTCAACCGCATCTAAATAAATGGTGCTAACGGGTAATACCACTCCGGAAACCGGAATATTTTCCTGGAAAATTCCCTTTTTAACTTCACTTATGGTAATGCGCTCCACCTGAACATTTAGTTTTGAATTGCCACTGGTAGAAACAAAGGCAAAAACAATTAACGAGATAATTAAAATACCTCCTGCTATCATTCTTATTTTTGAAGTACTAAATCTTTTCTTTTCTATAGGTATGTCCATTATTGTTTAAAGATTTTACAATTTTATATATGTTACAATTGTGCCAAACATATAAACTACTGAAAATCAACAATCTGTTTTATTTGATGCTAATAAAGGTGTCCGCTAATAATACAACAACTGTACGGTTTTGATACACTTTTTTCTAAAATGAAATTAGTGCTTTGTATTTTTTTTAAGAGGGCTATAAAATTGTAATATTGTATAAATGCAATTAAAAAATGCCAACATATTAGTTATAGATGATGATGTTGATGTATTAACAGCTATACGGTTATTGTTAAAATCTCAGGTTAATGAAGTTGTAACAGAAAAAAACCCGAACAATATTATCTCACTGCTATCTGAAAAAAAGTTTGAGGTTATTATCCTGGATATGAATTTTAACGGGCTGGTAAATACCGGCAATGAAGGTATATACTGGTTGAATAAAATTAAAGAGATTGACCAAGAAGCAGATATCATCTTAATCACAGCTTATGGTGATATAGATTTAGCTATTCGTTCGCTTAAAGAAGGAGCTTCCGATTTTTTACTGAAACCCTGGAAAAATGAAAAACTGATACTTTCTGTTAAAGAGATAATAGAGAAAAAAAGATCGGGAAGAGAAAAGAAATGGAAACCACAGGTTGAAGGGAGTAAAATACTGGGAGAAAGTGATGCAATGAAAGAGGTGTTTGTGAAGATCAAAAAAGTAGCTCCAACCGATGCCAATGTATTGATTTTAGGTGAAAACGGCACCGGAAAGGATCTTATAGCAAAAGCCATACATGAAAATTCGTTGCGCAAAGACAACCCCTTTGTTAAGGTAGATGTGGGCGCACTTACTTCAAGCTTGTTTGAAAGTGAATTGTTCGGTTACAAAAAAGGAGCTTTTACCGATGCCAGGGAAGACAGGGAAGGCAGGTTTCAGGCTGCAAACGGAGGTACTCTTTTTTTAGATGAGATAGGGAATATAAGCCTGCAGCAACAGGCAAGGCTTTTAACTGTATTACAAAACAGGGAGGTTACGCCCTTAGGGTCAACCCAGGCTGTTCCCCTGGATATAAGGCTGATATGTGCTACCAATTTAAATCTTGCATCTTTGGCAAACGAAGAAAACTTCAGGAAAGATCTTATCTACCGCATCAATACGGTAGAGATTACTGTGCCGCCATTACGTGAACGGGAAAGTGATATCCTGCTACTGGCCAACCATTTTGTTGAGATTTATGCGGAAAAGTATCTGAAACCGGGTTTTAAGGTGGACGAAAGTTTTAAAAAGAAGCTCACCCAATACCATTTTCCGGGAAATGTAAGAGAGCTTCAGTATGCCCTGGAGCGTTCGGTTATTATGGCCGACCAAGATATTTTACATGCACAGGACCTGGTTTTTTCTCCCATTGAAAAGTATCAGGCAGGAAATGATAAGAAAGATACTAACCTGGAAGCGGTTGAAAGGAGCACTATTCTTAAAGTAATTGAAAAAAACAAAGGAAATATTTCCAGGTCGGCTAAAGAACTGGGGATTACCAGGACTGCCCTTTACAGAAGAATGAATAAGTATGGCTTATAAAAGGTATAAATTAATTCTTTTTTTACGTGTAATCATTTTGTTTTTATGCCTGTTGGCTTTAGCATTTGGGGTAAACAGGCCGGATAAATATATTATTGTATCCTCTCTTATTGGTGCTGTCTTTTCGGTACATGGTTTATACAAGCATATCATCAGAAGGTTTCTTGAAATTGACGATTTTTTTGAAGCGGTAAAATACAGGGATTTTTCTAGATGGTTTAATGAAAAATCAGGCCCTGAGGATATGAGACGTCTTTATAAAGGATTTAACGAAGTTAATAAAACCATTAAGGAAATTAACAGCGAAAAGGAAACCCAACATTTGTATCTTCAGAAAATACTTGAAATGGTAGATGCTGGCATTATAGCCTATAATCTTTCTACCGGAAATGTATTGTGGCTAAATGAAGCCTTTAAGGAAATAGCAGATACTCCGGCTTTTAAAAGAATAAGTTTTGTTGAAAAACGAAAACCCTCTCTTTACAATGAAATTTTTGAAACTGTTCACCACAATGGAGACACCATTAATATTAATATTGAGGGGAATGCTGTGAAAGCTCTAATTTCCAGTTCTGTTTTTGCTATTGGAGAGGAAAAATATAAACTGATAGTATTACAAAATATAGACGATACTTTAAATAAAACAGAATCGGAAGCATGGAAAAAATTATTGAGTGTAATGACCCATGAAATTATGAACTCTATAGCTCCTATTTCATCTCTTGCAGAAACTCTTCAAAGCCATATTAAACAATCGGTACTTCATCCTGAACAAACCATAGATATGGAGGATTTGGAAGCGGGTATAGAGAGTATTAAAAAAAGGAGTGAAGGTTTATTAATGTTTGCCAAAACCTACCGGAGCCTTAATAAAGTAACCAACCTTAATCTTAGCAAGGTGTCGGTAGGGGAGCTGTTTGAAAATATAAAAAACCTGATGCAGCCCTCTTTAGATGCAAAAGGTATTAAACTCATATTTAATTTAGAAGACCCCGATCTTTGTATACAAATAGACGCTTATTTAATAGAACAGGTATTAATAAACCTTATTCTCAATTCGGTAGAGGCTTGCGAAGCTGTTAACGACCCCCACATTATTATATCAGCAAATAAGAAAGTAAAAGGGACACCCGTAATAACAGTTACTGATAATGGAAAAGGAATACCTGAGGAAATAATTGACAGGATTTTTGTGCCTTTTTTCACTACTAAAAAGAGCGGGAGTGGTATTGGCTTAAGTTTGTGCAAACAAATAATGTTGCTTCACAAGGGTAGAGTACAAATAAAAAGTATTGAAGGAGAAGGCACTATGATAAACCTTAAATTTATGAGTGAATATTAAGTAGCAATGTTAAAGGTAAACACAAGCAAAGTTTTAATTGTAGGTGCACAATGGCCGGAACCCAACGCTTCGGCAGCGGGAATGAGGATGCTTCAGATTATCAAAGCTCTTTCTGATTTTAATTACCGTATTTTTTTCGGATGCGTGGCTGATTTACCAGAGGAAAATGTATTGCCCGACAATGTGGAAAGGATTAAAATAGAATTAAATAATTCATCATTTGATCGTCTTTTAGAAAGAATATGCCCTCAAACAGTGATTTTTGACCGTTATTTTACCGAAGAACAATTTGGATGGAGGGTCGCAAAAGTTTGTCCGGAAGCTTTAAGGGTTTTAGACACCGAAGACCTTCATTTTTTAAGGTTTGCAAGAGAAGAAGCTGTTAGGTTAAATATACAACCCCAACTGATAAACCAGATAACCGTAAGGGAAATGGCCTCTATGTATCGTTGCGATATATCGCTTATTATTTCTTTAGCTGAAATTGATATCCTTAAAGAAACTTTTAATTTTCCTGACCATTTGATTCTTTATTTACCTTTTATGGCTGATGATATAAAGGAAGATTATATAAACTCCCTGCCATCCTTTAACAACCGTGTGGGGTTTATATTTATTGGTAATTATAAACATAAACCTAATGTTGATGCCGTGAATCATTTGGTGAAAAACCTGTTTCCTGAAATACGAAGCCGATTAGATAAGGCCGGATTGAA includes:
- a CDS encoding ABC transporter ATP-binding protein; the protein is MIKITDLEKYYRTEEVQTVALNKLSFEVKEGEFVAIMGPSGCGKSTLLNIVGLLDDPDGGTFIFNDIDVTNFNERKRANLRKHNIGFVFQSFNLIDELTVFENVELPLIYTGIKPAERKERVEKVLEKMQIMHRRNHFPQQLSGGQQQRVAIARAVVNNPKLILADEPTGNLDSSNGNEVMDLLTELNEQGTTIIMVTHSEHDAKYSHRIIRMLDGQKVTENILTEAL
- a CDS encoding efflux RND transporter periplasmic adaptor subunit — translated: MDIPIEKKRFSTSKIRMIAGGILIISLIVFAFVSTSGNSKLNVQVERITISEVKKGIFQENIPVSGVVLPVSTIYLDAVEGGRVEEIFVEDGAVMKQGEPILRLSNTDLELSLINQETSVYNLLTQMQIQQNAARQNSINKLNQMTDVENALIEANRVYDLNKKLYAEKAIGKQELIEAENNYTYQKQRMKFSKEILKQDSVSVKQGLVQAQSSYARTQSALDLMRKKVEDLVVKAPVDGQLTSLDAEIGQSKSKGERLGQIDVLSGFKVRVDIDEHYISRIYAGQSGSFTLSGEKHLLTIKKVYTQVTNGRFQVDMEFKNEAPDGIRRGQTLQILVALSEEKEALMIPRGAFFQQTGGNWIFKVAENGNTAYKNDIQLGSQNPEYYEVLNGLKPGDRVITSGYDNYGDIQELVLKE
- a CDS encoding sensor histidine kinase, whose translation is MAYKRYKLILFLRVIILFLCLLALAFGVNRPDKYIIVSSLIGAVFSVHGLYKHIIRRFLEIDDFFEAVKYRDFSRWFNEKSGPEDMRRLYKGFNEVNKTIKEINSEKETQHLYLQKILEMVDAGIIAYNLSTGNVLWLNEAFKEIADTPAFKRISFVEKRKPSLYNEIFETVHHNGDTININIEGNAVKALISSSVFAIGEEKYKLIVLQNIDDTLNKTESEAWKKLLSVMTHEIMNSIAPISSLAETLQSHIKQSVLHPEQTIDMEDLEAGIESIKKRSEGLLMFAKTYRSLNKVTNLNLSKVSVGELFENIKNLMQPSLDAKGIKLIFNLEDPDLCIQIDAYLIEQVLINLILNSVEACEAVNDPHIIISANKKVKGTPVITVTDNGKGIPEEIIDRIFVPFFTTKKSGSGIGLSLCKQIMLLHKGRVQIKSIEGEGTMINLKFMSEY
- a CDS encoding sigma-54-dependent transcriptional regulator, with product MQLKNANILVIDDDVDVLTAIRLLLKSQVNEVVTEKNPNNIISLLSEKKFEVIILDMNFNGLVNTGNEGIYWLNKIKEIDQEADIILITAYGDIDLAIRSLKEGASDFLLKPWKNEKLILSVKEIIEKKRSGREKKWKPQVEGSKILGESDAMKEVFVKIKKVAPTDANVLILGENGTGKDLIAKAIHENSLRKDNPFVKVDVGALTSSLFESELFGYKKGAFTDAREDREGRFQAANGGTLFLDEIGNISLQQQARLLTVLQNREVTPLGSTQAVPLDIRLICATNLNLASLANEENFRKDLIYRINTVEITVPPLRERESDILLLANHFVEIYAEKYLKPGFKVDESFKKKLTQYHFPGNVRELQYALERSVIMADQDILHAQDLVFSPIEKYQAGNDKKDTNLEAVERSTILKVIEKNKGNISRSAKELGITRTALYRRMNKYGL
- a CDS encoding glycosyltransferase family 4 protein, which translates into the protein MLKVNTSKVLIVGAQWPEPNASAAGMRMLQIIKALSDFNYRIFFGCVADLPEENVLPDNVERIKIELNNSSFDRLLERICPQTVIFDRYFTEEQFGWRVAKVCPEALRVLDTEDLHFLRFAREEAVRLNIQPQLINQITVREMASMYRCDISLIISLAEIDILKETFNFPDHLILYLPFMADDIKEDYINSLPSFNNRVGFIFIGNYKHKPNVDAVNHLVKNLFPEIRSRLDKAGLNIYGAYAGQNIQKLHNPEKGIYVKGWVKDATKVMQTARLCLAPLRYGAGQKGKLLEAMQNGTPCITTPVGAEGMSFGNSRPGRIAKTDHEFIEDTVKLYLDEKEWKNIQKSGFDLINKQFSYKEFSKIFIETLINIRKKITQHRDKNFIGQMLQYHRVQSTRYLSKYIEEKNKKTGCSN